The proteins below are encoded in one region of Lactuca sativa cultivar Salinas chromosome 3, Lsat_Salinas_v11, whole genome shotgun sequence:
- the LOC111917193 gene encoding endoglucanase 12, whose amino-acid sequence MYAANHWGGSLEIANENDHEDQNRRNKNMEDMDKASLYNTQSQYSGTLDETQQSWLLDPNDASRKKNKTRYVDLGCIVVKRKALKWTLIAVFVAFLVIGLPIIITKSLPKHKSRPPPPDQYAEALNKALLFFNAQKSGKLPKNNGIKWRGNSGLKDGSDATDVKGGLVGGYYDAGDNTKFNFPMSFAMTMLSWSVIEYEHKYKFVKEYDHARDLIKWGTDYLLRTFNSSSSKIDHMYGQVGGSQNGSATPDDHTCWQRPEDMDYKRPTQLITAGADLAGEMAAALASASIVFRNDVAYSKKLVQGAATVWTFARDSGKRSRYCRGNLFIEPYYNSTGYYDEYMWGGAWMYYATGNISYLSLATNQGIPRHAKSLMDIPSQRVLSWDNKSPAAMLLLTRIRLFLNPGYPYESMLSSYHNATSLTMCSYLHQYQYFNWTKGGLIQLSRGQAQNLQYVVNAVFLASVYADYLDASDLPGWKCGSAFIPLDKLREFATSQMDYILGKNPMNMSYVVGYGKKYPTHVHHRGASIPDNNVRYSCKGGFQWLSSGKANPNIITGAMVGGPDRFDKYRDVRRNYSYTEPTLAGNAGLVAALVSLTATGGNGIDKNSIFTAIPPLYPTAPPPPPPWKP is encoded by the exons ATGTACGCAGCAAATCACTGGGGAGGGTCACTAGAAATAGCAAATGAAAATGATCATGAAGATCAAAACAGAAGAAACAAGAACATGGAAGACATGGACAAAGCATCGTTGTATAATACTCAAAGTCAATACAGTGGAACTCTAGATGAGACTCAACAGAGTTGGCTTCTGGATCCAAATGATGCTTCCAGGAAGAAGAACAAGACCAGGTATGTGGATCTAGGCTGCATCGTCGTCAAACGGAAAGCCTTGAAATGGACCCTCATCGCCGTCTTCGTTGCTTTTCTGGTGATCGGACTTCCCATTATAATAACAAAGTCGCTACCGAAGCATAAATCACGGCCTCCACCCCCGGATCAGTACGCAGAGGCTTTGAATAAGGCTCTCCTCTTCTTCAACGCGCAGAAAT CGGGGAAGTTGCCAAAGAACAACGGGATCAAGTGGAGAGGGAATTCCGGCCTTAAGGACGGAAGCGATGCAACGGATGTGAAGGGAGGTTTGGTAGGAGGCTACTACGACGCCGGAGACAACACCAAGTTCAATTTCCCGATGTCATTCGCCATGACAATGTTAAGCTGGAGTGTAATCGAATACGAACACAAGTACAAATTCGTCAAGGAATACGATCATGCTCGAGACCTCATCAAATGGGGAACCGATTACTTGCTGCGTACATTCAACTCATCGTCTTCCAAAATCGATCACATGTATGGTCAGGTCGGAGGATCTCAAAACGGTTCAGCGACACCAGATGATCACACTTGTTGGCAAAGACCCGAAGACATGGATTACAAGCGGCCAACCCAACTGATCACCGCCGGAGCAGATCTCGCCGGAGAAATGGCAGCTGCATTAGCATCCGCTTCCATCGTCTTCAGAAACGACGTCGCCTACTCCAAGAAGCTTGTGCAAGGTGCTGCTACAGTATGGACCTTTGCGAGAGATTCCGGCAAGCGTAGCAGATACTGTAGAGGCAACCTTTTTATAGAACCCTACTACAACTCAACAGGGTACTACGATGAATACATGTGGGGTGGTGCTTGGATGTATTACGCCACTGGTAATATCAGTTACTTATCGTTAGCTACAAATCAAGGAATCCCGAGACATGCAAAATCGTTAATGGATATACCAAGTCAACGGGTTCTTAGTTGGGATAACAAGTCGCCGGCGGCGATGCTATTGCTAACAAGGATTCGATTGTTCTTGAATCCTGGGTACCCTTATGAGTCAATGTTAAGTAGCTATCATAATGCCACATCGCTTACTATGTGTTCGTACCTTCATCAGTACCAATACTTCAATTGGACTAAAG GGGGATTGATTCAACTCAGCCGTGGACAAGCACAGAATCTACAATATGTCGTGAATGCAGTCTTTTTGGCTTCAGTTTATGCAGattatttggatgcttcggatctcCCGGGTTGGAAATGTGGGTCAGCGTTTATCCCCTTGGATAAACTTCGTGAATTTGCCACTTCTCAG ATGGACTACATTTTGGGGAAAAACCCGATGAATATGAGCTACGTGGTGGGTTATGGGAAGAAATATCCAACACACGTTCATCATCGAGGTGCATCGATACCAGATAACAACGTCAGATATTCATGTAAAGGCGGGTTTCAATGGCTGTCTTCTGGTAAAGCTAATCCAAACATCATCACCGGCGCCATGGTTGGAGGTCCGGACCGGTTTGACAAGTACAGAGATGTGCGTCGGAATTACAGCTACACGGAACCCACTTTAGCCGGAAATGCAGGCCTGGTTGCTGCACTGGTTTCACTCACGGCAACCGGAGGCAATGGAATTGATAAGAACTCCATATTTACCGCAATTCCACCGCTTTACCCTACCGccccaccaccaccgccgccatgGAAACCATGA
- the LOC111917194 gene encoding serine/arginine-rich splicing factor RSZ22A has translation MSRVYVGNLDPRVNEREIEDEFRTFGVIRSVWVARRPPGYAFVDFDDKRDAQDAIRELDGKNGWRVEMSHNSRGGGGGGGGGGRGGGRGRSGGSDLKCYECGEPGHFARECRGGGGGGGGGGRRRSRSRSRSPARYRRSPSYGRRSYSPRGRSPPRRSLSPPRKANYSRSPPYRGRDEVPYTNGNGLKDRRRSRS, from the exons ATGTCACGTGTCTATGTTGGTAATCTGGACCCAAGGGTTAATGAAAGAGAAATCGAGGATGAATTCCGCACTTTTGGTGTCATTCGTAG CGTGTGGGTTGCAAGAAGGCCTCCAGGCTATGCTTTTGTTGATTTTGATGACAAAAGAGATGCTCAGGATGCCATCCGAGAACTTGATG GTAAGAACGGTTGGAGAGTAGAGATGTCTCATAACTCTAGAGGAGGAGGCGGCGGCGGCGGTGGCGGCGGTCGGGGAGGAGGTCGTGGTCGCTCCGGTGGTTCTGATCTGAAATGCTATGAATGTGGTGAgcctggtcattttgctcgtgagtgccgtggtggtggcggcggcggcGGCGGTGGAGGTAGACGTCGCAGCCGGAGCCGCAGCCGCAGCCCCGCTAGATACCGCCGGAGCCCTAGCTATGGTCGCAG GAGTTACAGTCCGCGTGGGCGGTCACCGCCACGCCGGAGTTTGTCACCACCTCGTAAGGCAAACTACAGCAGGTCACCACCGTATCGTGGACGTGATGAAGTGCCATACACAAACGG AAATGGGCTTAAGGATAGGCGTCGTAGCAGGAGCTGA